In the genome of Oscarella lobularis chromosome 1, ooOscLobu1.1, whole genome shotgun sequence, one region contains:
- the LOC136200131 gene encoding uncharacterized protein, translating to MKGIHWSSIVFIFLCLVPPSCQNEDSSSNCPLQKGDRGFPGHSGSPGIRGHKGDRGTQGNAGRNGDKCDQGAKGSQGLPGKQGPAGVVGPPGSQGREGATGPQGPRGNTGIQGETGIQGPKGQKGIQGIKGENGPTGPRGRGGIDGIPGPPGHTGQAGPKGPKGDKGVQGLTGYKGERGLQGIPGPDIDEEVMKRLKEQIVTDLKSSLGTILKPIAYLVGKGAVWQTYSSDQVITHWSTSTAGSYPSVLQGGMTYSNGYITVPESGIYFIYFNLYSALFSFPGYRKPGIFVDSLLIGISQYYHEVNRGKSRYLGMLWNVRKGSKLSVRTEGGSMDYYFGSDHSCFGAWKIN from the exons ATGAAAGGAATTCACTGGAGCTcaatcgtcttcatctttctttgcctcgttCCGCCCTCATGTCAAAACGAGGATAGCAGCTCTAACTGTCCTCTCCAAAAAGGCGACAGA GGATTTCCAGGTCACTCGGGATCGCCAGGCATCAGG GGTCATAAAGGAGACAGAGGAACACAGGGAAACGCGGGAAGAAACGGAGACAAA TGTGACCAAGGTGCTAAAGGATCGCAAGGCCTTCCTGGAAAACAG GGTCCCGCTGGTGTTGTTGGACCTCCTGGTTCTCAAGGTAGAGAAGGTGCAACTGGACCACAGGGACCTCGTGGAAACACAGGAATACAA GGTGAAACAGGTATACAGGGACCAAAAGGACAAAAAGGAATACAAGGAATTAAA GGAGAAAATGGACCGACAGGaccaagaggaagaggaggaattGACGGAATTCCT GGTCCACCGGGTCATACAGGACAAGCAGGACCCAAAGGACCTAAAGGAGATAAG ggAGTGCAAGGATTAACTGGATACAAGGGAGAGCGGGGACTTCAAGGAATACCAGGACCTGAC ATAGATGAGGAAGTTatgaaacggttgaaagaaCAG ATTGTAACAGATCTAAAGTCTTCACTTGGTACAATATTGAAACCTATTGCATACCTTGTTGGAAAAGGTGCAGTCTGGCAAACCTACTCTTCGG ACCAGGTGATTACTCACTGGTCAACTAGCACGGCAGGTTCCTATCCATCCGTTCTCCAAGGTGGGATGACGTATAGCAATGGTTACATCACCGTACCTGAATCTGGAATCTATTTCATTTACTTCAATTTGTACTCTGCccttttttcatttcctgGCTATCGTAAACCGGGCATTTTTGTTGATTCACTTCTTATTGGCATTTCACAATATTACCATGAAGTCAATCGCGGCAAATCTCGTTATCTTGGAATGCTTTGGAATGTGAGAAAGGGCAGTAAATTGTCTGTAAGGACGGAAGGTGGAAGCATGGATTattattttggctctgaCCATTCTTGTTTTGGCGCATGGAAAATAAACTAA
- the LOC136200115 gene encoding complement C1q and tumor necrosis factor-related protein 9A-like isoform X2 yields MKGIHWSSIVFIFLCLVPPSCQNEDSSSNCPLQKGDRGLPGHSGSPGIRGHKGDRGTQGNAGRNGDKGDQGPKGSQGLPGKQGPAGVVGPPGSQGTQGATGPQGPRGNTGIQGETGIQGPKGQKGIQGIKGENGPTGPRGRGGIDGIPGPPGHTGQAGPKGPKGDKGQRGLTGHKGERGFQGIPGPDINEEILKRLKEQIVEDLKSSFSATSKPIAYLVGDGTVWETYSNGQALTHWSTSTADSVLQGGMTYSNGYITIPESGIYFIYFNLYTDVSSSNHDRPAIYDDSRRIGFSVYYRDDSTRKSHYVGMLWNVKKGSRLSVRTEVSGRVRYNFNSDHSFFGAWKVN; encoded by the exons ATGAAAGGAATTCACTGGAGCTcaatcgtcttcatctttctttgcctcgttCCGCCCTCATGTCAGAACGAGGATAGCAGCTCTAACTGTCCTCTCCAAAAAGGCGACAGA GGACTTCCAGGTCACTCGGGATCGCCAGGCATCAGG GGTCATAAAGGAGACAGAGGAACACAGGGAAACGCGGGAAGAAACGGAGACAAA GGTGACCAAGGTCCTAAAGGATCGCAAGGCCTTCCGGGAAAACAG GGTCCCGCTGGTGTTGTTGGACCTCCTGGTTCACAAGGTACACAAGGTGCAACTGGACCACAGGGACCTCGTGGAAACACAGGAATACAA GGTGAAACAGGTATACAGGGCCCAAAAGGACAAAAAGGAATACAAGGAATTAAA GGAGAAAATGGACCCACAGGaccaagaggaagaggaggaattGACGGAATTCCT GGTCCACCGGGTCACACAGGACAAGCAGGACCAAAAGGACCTAAAGGAGATAAG GGACAGCGAGGATTAACTGGTCACAAAGGAGAGAGGGGATTTCAAGGAATACCAGGACCTGAC ATAAATGAagagattttgaaaagatTGAAAGAACAG ATAGTAGAAGATCTCAAATCTTCATTTAGTGCAACATCTAAACCGATTGCATACCTTGTTGGTGATGGTACAGTCTGGGAAACCTATTCCAACG GCCAGGCACTAACTCACTGGTCAACTAGCACGGCAGATTCTGTTCTTCAAGGCGGAATGACGTATAGCAATGGTTACATCACCATACCTGAATCTGgaatctattttatttacttcaATTTATACACCGATGTATCATCATCGAATCATGATCGTCCGGCCATTTACGATGATTCGCGTCGTATTGGATTTTCAGTCTATTATCGCGATGACTCGACCAGAAAATCTCACTATGTTGGAATGCTTTGGAACGTGAAAAAGGGCAGTCGTCTGTCTGTTAGGACGGAAGTTTCTGGGCGCGTGCGATACAATTTTAACAGTGACCATTCTTTCTTTGGAGCGTGGAAAGTAAACTAA
- the LOC136200115 gene encoding uncharacterized protein isoform X1 gives MKGINWSSIVFIFLCLVPPSCQNEDSSSNCALQKGDRGLPGHSGSPGIRGHKGDRGTQGNAGRNGDKGDQGAKGSQGLPGKQGPAGVVGPPGSQGTQGATGPQGPRGNTGIQGETGIQGPKGQKGIQGIKGENGPTGPRGRGGIDGIPGPPGHTGQAGPKGPKGDKGVQGLTGYKGERGLQGIPGPDIDEEVMKRLKEQIVTDLKSSLGTILKPIAYLVAKGAGWQTYSSGQVITHWSTSTSSSYPSVLQGGMTYSNGYITVPESGIYFIYFNLYADVSSAPANHYSSIYVDSLVIGMSYYYYENTYDKSHYLGMLWNVRKGSRLSVRALGGSMRYYFRNDYSCFGAWKIN, from the exons ATGAAAGGAATTAACTGGAGCTCAATTGTCTTtatctttctttgcctcgttCCGCCCTCATGTCAAAACGAGGATAGCAGCTCTAACTGTGCTCTCCAAAAAGGCGACAGA GGACTTCCGGGTCACTCGGGATCGCCAGGCATCAGG GGTCATAAAGGAGACAGAGGAACACAGGGAAACGCGGGAAGAAACGGAGACAAA GGTGACCAAGGTGCTAAAGGATCGCAAGGACTTCCGGGAAAACAG GGTCCCGCTGGTGTTGTTGGACCTCCTGGTTCTCAAGGTACACAAGGTGCAACTGGACCACAGGGACCTCGTGGAAACACAGGAATACAA GGTGAAACAGGTATACAGGGACCAAAAGGACAAAAAGGAATACAAGGAATTAAA GGAGAAAATGGACCCACAGGaccaagaggaagaggaggaattGACGGAATTCCT GGTCCACCGGGTCATACAGGACAAGCAGGACCAAAAGGACCTAAAGGAGATAAG GGAGTGCAAGGATTAACTGGATACAAGGGAGAGCGGGGACTTCAAGGAATACCAGGACCTGAC ATAGATGAGGAGGTTatgaaacggttgaaagaaCAG ATTGTAACAGATCTCAAGTCTTCACTTGGTACAATATTGAAACCTATTGCATACCTTGTTGCAAAAGGTGCAGGCTGGCAAACCTACTCTTCGG GCCAGGTAATTACTCACTGGTCAACTAGCACGTCAAGTTCCTATCCATCCGTTCTCCAAGGCGGAATGACGTATAGCAATGGTTACATCACCGTGCCTGAATCTGGAATCTATTTCATTTACTTCAATTTGTacgccgacgtatcgtcaGCACCTGCCAATCATTATTCGAGCATTTATGTTGATTCACTTGTTATTGGCATGTCATACTATTATTATGAAAACACTTATGACAAATCTCACTATCTTGGAATGCTTTGGAACGTGAGAAAGGGCAGTCGATTGTCTGTAAGGGCGCTAGGTGGAAGCATGCGATATTATTTTCGCAATGACTATTCTTGTTTTGGCGCATGGAAAATAAACTAA
- the LOC136200180 gene encoding uncharacterized protein: MHWSSIVFVFLCLVPLSCQNEDSSSNCPLQKGDRGLPGHSGSPGIRGHKGDRGTQGNAGRNGDKGDQGAKGSQGHPGKQGPAGVVGPPGSQGTQGATGPQGPRGNTGIQGETGMQGPKGQKGMQGIKGENGPTGPRGRGGIDGIPGPPGHTGQAGPKGPKGDKGVQGLTGYKGERGLQGIPGPDIDEEVMKRLKEQIVTDLKSSLGTILNPIAYLVGGSRNWHTYTHGQVITHWSTSTSGSYPSVLQGGMTYSNGYITVPESGIYFIYFNMYSDAPTPGGHYPGIYVDSLRIGFSYYRYENTYDKSHYLGMLWNARKGSRLSVRAHGSMQYYFGYSHSCFGAWKIN, from the exons ATGCACTGGAGCtcaatcgtcttcgtctttctttgcctcgttCCGCTCTCATGTCAAAACGAGGATAGCAGCTCTAACTGTCCTCTCCAAAAAGGCGACAGA GGACTTCCAGGTCACTCGGGATCGCCAGGCATCAGG GGTCATAAAGGAGACAGAGGAACACAGGGAAACGCGGGAAGAAACGGAGACAAA GGTGACCAAGGTGCTAAAGGATCGCAAGGCCATCCTGGAAAACAG GGTCCCGCTGGTGTTGTTGGACCTCCTGGTTCTCAAGGTACACAAGGTGCAACGGGACCACAGGGACCTCGTGGAAATACTGGAATACAA GGTGAAACAGGTATGCAGGGACCAAAAGGACAAAAAGGAATGCAAGGAATTAAA GGAGAAAATGGACCCACAGGaccaagaggaagaggaggaattGACGGAATTCCT GGTCCACCGGGTCACACAGGACAAGCAGGACCAAAAGGACCTAAAGGAGATAAG ggAGTGCAAGGATTGACTGGATACAAGGGAGAGCGGGGACTTCAAGGAATACCAGGACCTGAC ATAGATGAAGAGGTTatgaaacggttgaaagaaCAG ATTGTAACAGATCTCAAGTCTTCACTTGGTACAATATTGAACCCTATTGCATACCTTGTTGGTGGTTCTAGAAACTGGCACACATATACTCATG GCCAGGTGATTACTCACTGGTCAACTAGCACGTCAGGTTCCTATCCATCCGTTCTACAAGGCGGGATGACGTATAGCAATGGTTACATCACCGTGCCTGAATCTGgaatctattttatttacttcaATATGTACTCTGACGCACCTACACCTGGCGGTCATTATCCGGGCATTTATGTTGATTCACTTCGTATTGGCTTTTCATACTATCGTTATGAAAACACTTATGACAAATCTCACTATCTTGGAATGCTTTGGAACGCGAGAAAGGGCAGTCGATTGTCCGTAAGGGCGCACGGTAGCATGCAATATTATTTTGGCTATAGCCATTCTTGTTTCGGCGCATGGAAAATAAACTAA